ACAATGCAAAAGTCAGCTACATACTTCACAGGCACTGTTTCCTGCAATGGTCAGGATCTTTCTAGTCCTGTTCATCTTTGCTATACTTTCCACATTAATTTCTGGAAAAAGCTCTCAATCCTCCCATTCTCAGCTGAGATAAAGTGGCTAGGGCCTGAAGTAAATGTGGAGCATAGTTTCCAAATCCTGTGGTATTACGATGGTGGAAAAAGGAGCTGAGCTAGGAAGAAGAGTCGCAGGAGAAGCACATTCTGGAGGCCCCAGCATTTCCTGCACTCTAACAGCCAGGTAATGGGGAGCAGGGGAGCGCCCAGCAGCTGGCAGAGCTTCACTAAGTAATGACGTGCTGGCCAGGGACAGAAACACAAGTACTTACAAAATTCCTGTAGGATCTGAGATGATTTATACAGTTCTGGGAGTAACTAGTTAAATGGAAAGAGGGACCAATGAAACCGTACCCACTCTATTGATTTGCAAACAACAAGTACAGTTATAGCCTAAAACAGAATTGCTCATAAGTAAGTGGAGAGAAAAAGCAACTAGAGGTTTTTCAAAAGATttggtgacattttaaaaagaaaataaacatagcaCTTAGGTTGGAGAGGAATAAGAAAGACGTTTTGAAAAGTCTTTACTAATGGAAACAAATCTTAGACAACGGCTTTTATGCTCCGTAAGGTTTTACAggatgtaataaaataaaagataaaataataagacAAGAGTCTGGAGGAAGGGTGCTAGGTGGGATacagacagaaataaaaaggaagcaaTATGAAGTCAACCACAATGGGGCAGGAGGACTGATAATGCaggataaaaaaaatcatttctacaTTAAAATCAGTAAAGAACAAAATCAAATGCAGACTTTGAATCatcaacataaagaaaaaatgttaaaagctcTCCCAACATGCAGAGGAAAAGGGAGTATGTTAAAGTTGACACAAATTAATAGACACAGAAGACAGATACTGGAGAAAGACATatgggtaatttttctttttaagtaatcAAATGATATTAACAGGCATATGGGGTGGGGGGGGAAATCCTGACCTACAAAAGCCTAATCGTGGAGACTGAGGAAAAGACAAGGGCTCCTAAAATTTCCAGGTAAAATTCATCAAAGGCAAGAAAAAGTAACATGCCCACAAGGTAATTAGTGGGCTGAACTGAGACCTGTATCTCGCAATATTAAATGCCTAAATACAACGAAATCATCTAAGTAGAACTTGGAGAGGGGAAGGTTTTAGCCTCAATATGTCTATTCACAGGCAGATAATCATTCATGTAAAATTGCAACAGGAAGACATTTTTCAGATATAGACGGATACTGAAATACTACCCACATATAGTACCTAAAAAGattaacagaaatataaaagaaattaaagcaaatcAGTGGAATTCAAAATACTAACGTACACTATCTAGTTTATATGATAAccaaaaaatatagaagaaaagttGTTAATCTTACCCTTACTGTAAGTGTAACTGGCATACTCTCTTTTATGTCACTTGGGTTAAAGTATGATTCACTCTCTCTTAAGAAATGTGGTTTCAAAACATATCCAGAACCACCATTATCCAAAAatttcccattttgcagatcCATAGGCAGACCAGGGGTCTGGAAATTTAAAGCCACTATAAGAAAGAAGTTTTGACATTGTCAGGTAATAGAGAATACAAATAAAGGAACACAAACCATTTACTGAAATCTAATCATGGATTCTATATCCCTAAATGTTCTATGAGCAAGCATCATTAGCCTAataattcatgatttttaaaactctttctcCTGCCATGTCTATATTAAGGTATATTGATAAGTTCCAAAGTTTAATCTGTAAGTAAATTACTACACAGCTTTGAGTAAAGAAATCAAAATGGTATCCAGTATAGATTATAGAATAACAATGTTCATGTCAGGTAACACTTAAGAAATATCAGAATAAAGAGTATCAGTGCATTAAATGCAAGAGGTAAAGACACCAACTATGTCACACATTTTCAAGTCCATGAGATGCTGTTGTCACTTGAGGAGAAAGTGAGAAACAGGCAAAGCAATAATTGCCGTTAAAATATGGAAGCACCTCGATATAGGCTGGTAAATAGCTACCGTAGAGAGTACCACACTCTGCCCTCCACCCAGCCCCAATATCCCCACTTCTCCTCACACCTACAGGCCTTGCCACAATCCGGTAGAAGAAGGGTAACACCTGGTACTTTCTGATGGGTTAGTGCAGTGCTGTACTAGCTGTGCAGTTTGGAATAAGGGTCTGGTGAGGGCAAATAACCAGGTTATGCAATCTTATTCACTTTTCAAAACTGTGAATGTAGAAGCTCATGTAAAGTATAAATGATAGAGGTCACTTGATTTGAAGAGGCCATGAGCATATCTCAAGCAAAGGAATTTGATCTTCAATGTCCATTTGGGTTTCCTTGTTCCCTTCCTCCACTTCACATGCCTCATATTAACTCCTCATGAATTTAACCACCATTCCCCCGAACAATCACCGAGATTTACCCCACTTCAACCCAGATAGGAATGACTTCAACTCTTAAAACACATGACTCACCATTAGTGCCTGACCCCAAAACCCCCAggccaaaaaatattttacagaaagcCCTTTTCACGAGTTTTTCAtacattcataaaatgaattcattttatgtTACTTTTGCAGACAACTCAATATCCTATATAACATACCCATTTGACAACCTATATTCCAAAATTCTTGGGGATTAAAATTAGAAGAGTCTGCTCTTGTTGCTTTGGGATATATTCTGGTAATGAACTTCCTGGTGTGAAAAATAAACTCATGGGctgaaaaagaattattaaaacattgtgaaagaattcaaataaattaaataagccactatttcttatatatatgtatatatatatcatataattctATAATAGTTTCAACAATTTTGGTATGTATTGTCTTGGCAAAAATTTGCAATTcatgaatatcaaaataaatcCATGCCTTTATGTTTACAGTATAATTCACTATTATTTAGATGTTAGTGacaattttatcataaaatttatatacactgatcattcaaggaaaaaattggttaatttatataatttttacatcCAAATTATTTCACTTTGTTATAAGAATACATAAAACTCCGAAATATAatccattcatttttcaaaacaaaaacagcattttCCCTCATTATTTTTCCACTTTGATTTTCACAGTAGGACAGAATCACATCAAAGTCACACAAAGCTATATGATTCCAGCTAAATTAATCCTACTGAACATTTCACAGGTTCTCAGGATTTAAAGGCACCCCAAAGTTGTCCAGTTCAACTTCCAATCCCTTCACTCCAGCATCTTCCCCCAAAGTTTATTCAATCTGTGTTTACATCTCTCCACTGAAAAACTCTCAatgcttttaattatttcaaatgtcGTTCTCACTGGGATAATCTCTATGTACTTGAAGTATACACACAAACgagaacatacacacacagtctgTACAGAATCTATACACAGTTTCTGTACatattctttgtgtttcttcttgTCTATATAATATTTAAGTCACTTGAGATTCAAACTAACTTAAACCCTTTACCATTTGGCACCTTCTTCAAATTTTTGAACACAGATTTCATGCTTctccaaagtttttcttttttcattaaacaGATCCTGTTTCTGCAACCATTCCTGCTGATATAGAGACTCGTGATGGGAGAAAGCCTTTTGCTTATGGCTCACTTCATTTGCTAATCCAACTAGAATCACCTCTCCCCTCACCCTAAATACTATTATTTAGGAAGCACtgtcaaattaaaaattacagttaattttatcaatatttattttcaaaagttataCATTCCTTgagagaaagtttattttgaaacCATGTGTGTATAAATGCAGCATAGGTGTCCAAGTTTCATGCTCCTTTATCTAGTCCTAACAGATGTCTGTCCTTAGGCAAAACACATACTCTTCTAAGTCTTAATGTTTCTCATTTACAAAGTAATAAATGTGAATGATGACTAAGGTCTCATAACATAATATGATTTTGCTATTTCTGAGATTATCCTTTAGAAATTAAACATGTTTGTTATTACAAATGCAGTTCGTGTTTACTGAAAAATAGGAGGACatcaaagaacaaataaaatcatatgtcATCATCCAATTGATAATCACTGATAACTCCTTGATATATATCTTCccattcttttgtatgtgtgtaATTTTAAGTTGAATGATAATGTTTGTTCCCTTTCACAAACCgctatttttatttagtaaaataatgtgaacatcatttcatttcaataatattcatctacaacattatttttaatttttattatgtttataataataattgacaTCCTTGAAGTTAAACCTTTGCTGACATCATTGTTTACTATTAACATTGATTATTTActattaaacaagaaaaatgctCTATACCCGTTCAAAGAAATGGTAATGCTATACTTTGACTCTACTCAGAACTATCCAATTCCTTTCCAAAATGTTTGCAAGTATTTAATCCGATGAgagtaataaaattataatttatttatgctGTGCCCACAGGTCCTGTCCtcatgaacaacaacaaaaattcaataatttaaaGGAACAGAGACCAGTAAAGCATGTCATTCAAACTCTCTTAACCATACCTtacagtaagaaatacattttataatccaACACACATGCACCATGCGCAATTGCTTCATAAaaccatatttattattattgcttgcAATACacttctattctattctattctactccattccattctattccatcCCATTCCATTCTACTCTACACTACCCTATactattctattctattatttAACTATAGTCTAGACCTACTGAATTAATTTTTGGTTACAACACAcaggttaaaaaaggaaaagagcctTTAAAAAATCCAGGATCTCTCTAATAGATAGTTAGAGAACATTAACTAAAGTATACTTCAAAATCTTTGGATATCTATGACCAGCCCAATAAGGTTAATCATTAAATCTATCAGAATCTGCAATCCCAAGTAGCCAGCAACTTTTCTCAAGTCAGTTGTGGGTGCTTATTTTCCTTCTGTGGTATTTCTACACAAGATGGTAGAttgcatttttttaacttttaatttttgggggtacatagataaatatatttatggagtacatgagatattttgatacagacatacaatgtCTAGTAGCACATCAGGGTAAGTGGTGTATCCATCAccccaagcatttatcctttgtgtaacaaacaatccaattatactcttttagttatttttaaatgtactataaACTATTGTTGACTGTGGTCACCTGTTGCACTATCAAATACtatgtcttatttattctatcCAACTATAGTTTTGTATCCATTATTGTCCCTACTTCCCCCATACCCCTACTACTAAAAACAATTGCCATTTTTTGAGAATTAGCAGAGTCACCTGGCTGTAAAGTTAGTTGCTCATTCCCTTTTAAGTTTGGGACATTCCCCACATAATGAGGCTTCttcccattctctttctcaggccCCGTTTTACTTTGGGCACTGCCAAACCACCTCAGTTTTAGAATTAGGGGCAGTGAAAAGAAGATGCAGAGACAGATGGCACCTCTGAAGGTGTGCAGTGGGGCGTGCACTCTCTGCACAGCCATCtggtagtccagcctgggcgccatttcttcctctttcaccatagacATAGAGCCTCCAAGTCTGATTAACCCTACCCTCTTCAATGCCTATTAAATCCACAAAGTTCATCCTGTCTCCGCTCTCACTGCCATAAATCTTTGTTACCACCTTCCTACCTGCAGTCTCACCCTTTGGCTGCTATCAGAGGTATCGTTTAGAAATACAGTGGATCATGCCGCTCCTGAGAGTTCAATTTTCTCCTGCTCACCTTCGCTTCCAGGACAAAGTTCAAGCCTTCTAATTTGGCTCTGCCTCCCTCTGCAGCCCTGCCACTGCTCTCCTATACAAACTGCTCACCACAGTCCCCCAGCCCTCAACAAATGTGGCCACATCGGACATTCTCAATCAAAATGTCTTGGCTTAGGAAAGTTAATTAATGGCTAAGTTCTGTGAAATAAAACTTAATGAGACCTGAGGTATGTAACCCCATTCTAAATTATGTTaaatatgttgaaattttatgagaatatacattttataaatatcactGAGCAATCTTAACACCCTAGCAGTGACTCTAACTCATTTAAACGTTTCATCTATTTGAGTCACAAAAATTTACCTCTCAATTTTGAAAGTTTTCGGGCTTGTGTCTCCCCaatagaattattttcattaaattgcTGATATAATCTTGAATGTTGAAAGCTTTTGAACTTCTCAGCTTTAGTATAAATGACAAGATCAGATAAGGCCAGAGCAATTTTTAGCTTCctggtctaaaaataaaatgcagtaattttacatttttatgctaatcattgggaaaaaaatctttttctagtaaagaaaatacactttcaaataaatgattttcatcttttcataaGATTATCTCCTCAAACACCATTTGGATTAACTCAATGTGATTATTTTTgggaacaaaaatatttaatgtgaatataagctagtttaaatttaaaaatcatgatcaATGTAATAAGTATTGAGGACCAcaattattactatttattttttcctaaagatcTCAGTGTATTCCcataaattttataaacttaGGAATTTTCGTCATGAATAAATTTATACTGAAATGACTTCTATTACATAGCAAACATTTGCCATTTCACAACCCGGCGTCTATTTCTTTTACACTTCTTTTTAGCCATTTCCCAAGTTTTGTTTTGGGAAAACATTTCTTGCTCATGCTCAATCCAAGTATGAGTCACGCAGATTGGGCCAGCTAAACAGAGCTGTGCATTCCCCTAGCAACAGTAATTGGTTCAGGGATCTGCGCATAACCAGATCAGAGCCaacgtacaaaaaaaaaaattgcttgctCTGCCAAGAGATAGGCATTCCACTGGATTTGAAGCTGAAATGATATAAAGCTGAATCCTTGCAATAGCCATGCACCAACACAGAGAAAGTGGGAGCAAAGCTGGAGAAAGAACTGAAGTTCTGCTGACTTTATGTGAGACACTATATCAAgtcatttttgaaattaaaatcccTTTCACTGAACTTTTCATCTATATAGGTCAATTaattaattatcattttatttaaaccagCTGGATTGGTTTTGTGTCACATGCAAcctaatatattttgtttcatcaTGTTAATGTGTGTACATATAACACTATGTATTATAAACACTGAATCTTGTCTTTGTCTTTACGTGAGACCAGTTGTGTATCTCTGCATCTGTTGCACTTTGCACATAGCCTGCTTCATAAGAGTGCATAATATTTATCAActatagaaaattttttttttttttggaaacaggatctcattctgttgctcaggctggagtgcaatggcaccatcttggctcactgaaacctccgcctcccaggttcaagcaattctcctgcttcagcgtcccaagtaactggaactacaggcatgcgccaccatgcctggctaatttttgtatttttagtagagaggggatttcaccatgttggccaggctgatctcaaactcctgacctcatatggtctgtgcacctcggcctcccaaagtgctgggattacaggcatgagccagccaccgtgctcagcttagagaaaaaaaaaaattaagtagctaACATAAGAAaagagacaatttaaaaaattcatcttcCACCATCAATGTGCTCagcctagagaaaaaaaaaaattaagtagctaAAAAATTCATCTTCCACCATCAATGTTTTCAAAGTAAATTGTAAATGATAGACTAAAGTTAcaagaaggaaaattatttttctccagaatttaaaaaaattctccacCAAGAATTTAATTAGAAAACTTTCCAATCATTTGTAAGATTTTCACAAAGCACCACCTCAccttctttttcttgaaaagcGTTACTCCAGATAACTTTTTTACCCCTGTTTCCTTGTCTTGATTGTCTCCTAAAACAGATTCGAATATTtctgattctttgaatttctcctcctcctcctcctcctcctccagatCTGCCACTTCTTCTTCCCATTCCTCCACCTTACCACGCTTATCAGAACCTTTTCTTTCATGGGTTTCCTTTAAGGttcctattttcttatttttaactaaTACTTTGAATTTTAGTGCCTAAGGAAACAATTTGAGAGATAACAATTACACATTTACAAGTCAATTTGCATTGTAACAGTCATTGAAAAGTGTTTCACTATATTTCCAATTAGCCTACAGTAAAAAGATATGTAAGAACTCCATTTTTTCCCATATCCCTATTCACACCTCAGTAAAGGAATGAATACAGTGATACAATGTTATTGATTGTAATTCACCAAAAAATAAGCCTGTTATGATTGAGACTTACCATATgccatttcttttatatttcacagGTTGGTGCTattccaaaaatttgaaatatgtgaaaagtatatatataaatacttaccATGATATTGCAATTAAAATGTTACAACTTCTGGTAGTAAGTGCTTCAGCTCATCATTTTCTTATCCAACATTAAAAAGTATTGAATGAAATCAGGTATATTAAAATGTCTATCATAAGTGTCTGGCATCTAGTATAGACTAAATTAAAGATTTGTAATAAAGACTCTTCAAATTTCTTCTGTATTACACATAAGCATCATTAACTTAATATTTTCTGTCCATCAAATTTAGAAGCATGGCAAAATTTACCATCAGTGTCACTTGTTCTAAAATCGAAGACTTCTGGTTCCATTCTTTCACTTGGCAATGATTCGGGTTTAATCTTTGATGCTATGTTTCCAGTACTTTGCAAaattctttactatttcttttccgCCACAATTGAACACATTGAGTCTGTGGGCATTCTTACGCAGCAAAAGAACTGTGCTCTTTCCAAATTTCCTTAATTTAACAAGTACATTCAAGTGCCAGCTCTGTTATATACAATGCTGAAATCTAGGGTATAAAGTCAAGTCCTTTTCTCCAGGGAGCTttgattttcctttccattttgtcATCCTCAGGTATCCATTCAAATTATTCCATCATCTCGGGTCTTCCCCCTTTCACAATGACCCTTATAATACTCTCTACTGCAGAGTTTACCAAATGCATTCTGCAATCCCGTGCATCAAGAATATTATCAGAAGTGCTTGGGAAAGAGACAAATTCCTAGGATCTGCTTCAAAATGAGGGAATCAGAATCTTGAATTGTGGGCTGGAATTGGGCCTTCTTAACAAGTCTCTAGGCAATTATTTTACACACAAAGACTGAATATTGTAGgataaggtaatttttttttttttttttttgagacggagtctcattctgtcacccaggatggagtgcagtgacatgatctcagctcactgcaacctccacctcccaggttcaagagattctcctgcctcagcctcctgagtagctgggattacatggtaACTTTAATTCTTCATTTACTCGTTGAAAAGCACCTCCCTGCTTTAGTATGGAGCTAAAATTTGAATGAAAGCTATGTACGGGAATGCTAGAAAAATAGATTCATGTATGATAGGAAGTGGGATTCTCTTccaagaaagtttaaaattattgtaaGTTCCAGAATTGGGCTATAATTCGGGTTTAATCTTTGATGCTATGTTTCCAGCACTTTGCAAaattctttactatttcttttctgcCACAATTGAACACATTGAGTCTGTAAGCATTCTTATGCGGCAGAAGAACTGTGGTCTTTCCATTTATCacacaattcatttttttctgtctcagttCTATCATCAGCCCTATATTTCTTGTCACTGGTGTCACAACACTTCCACTTGAAAATTTTTCactgatttaaataaaatgttaaaagaagtaaaatttgagGATCTTCCAGATTTATTATGCCAAGGAGAAAAGTTCAGCCTGGAAACTTAGTCATGTAATACAGCTGTTTTTCTTCAATGGTGCATGACCATTGCTTTCTGACCTTTGTGTTGAGATGTTATACATTGACCAGACTCCCCATTCTTTATTCCAACCTAGACTAAATGACCTTAGAGATAAAGAACCTTGTGATTACCTCTTTACAATAGAATGTTAAGCAAACCCCTTAGAGTGTAATCAACAGTAGCCAATCAAATCTTAAATCTGTATGTTAGCCATTGCATGGAAAATACTGTACTTCTGTTCTGTGCATCTGTTTTTGTCTGTAAAAACCAGTTTTCACTGTTTTCCACACCAGGAGCAATGACTACCGTTCTTTGCTGTCTGTGTGTCCCAGAAAGTTACCCTCACACTTTGCACTGGAATAAATTCTTCTAACTGAATCCCGagccttttgattattttaggttggcaaaaataataataataaggaaaatatagaaggaaatactcaaatattacaaaaatattatgtCTAGCAAAAATGAAGACATGTCAGAACCAAACTATTTGCTGTTAGACAACACTATTCaccaaaaagaaagtttatttataaTCTGATAAAATTTGGGATAGGAAAAAAGGCCCAGCAAAGAAAACTAAGCAGGAGTGGTCAAAGAGGAGTGAGGGAAGGCTAAAGAATGTGGTGTTATAACAGAAAGTGTttcagggaaaggaaggggaggtcCACAGCATTGAATGTTAATGAGAGGACAACCAGATGAAGACTAGAAGAGGATCATTAGAATTTatcagtaagaaaatatttgatgaatgtgATGGGAACTTTCCTGTGAAGTAattagaagagaaagagggactGAATAGGTTGCAAggagacaagaaaatgaaaatttgggCTGTGAGAGggagtaatttctttcttttcttttcaacaagacagagtttcgctcttgttgcctaggctggagtacaatagctcaatcttggctcactgtaacctccgcctcccggattcaagagattctcctgcctcagccttcctagtagctgggattacaggtggatgctgcgacatccagctaatttttgtatttttagtagagacagggtttcaccatgttgctcaaggctggtttcgaactcctgacctcagggtatctgcctgcctcggcctcccaaggtgctgggattacaggcatgagccgccgccaTACCCGGCCATAGAAAGGGAGTAATAAAGAGACAGCCTGAGAGAGAAGTGAAGTCCTGATGGTAGATGTGGACGTGATTTTTCAAAGCAAATACTTCAGTATGCTCTAATTAAGATGGAAAGGGTCATAGAGACAGGGAAATTGAAAAGAGTAGATTTTTTAAAGGGGAACCTGCTACCCAGCTGTTAAGATATTGGGTACTGACTCTATTTATAGTCTAGAACTTTTGCCACTTTCTAGAACTTTTGCCTGTGAAACATACTAAATTTCTGGTCCCTAATACTATTTACTTTGATATTGTGGACCCATGGGGTAGGAGACACAATCAAAATGTGggttttacacatatatatacacacacacacacacacatatatatatatataatttttattgaaatatattcaCCTAAATGTTCATGAGAACATTCCCTAGGCAACATTGCAAAGATAACCCTCTATACATGACCAAAACTAAGTATTTTCACTGGTCTCTAGCCCAGTTTCATGGGCCAATATAATAGTGACATGTTTTCATGGACTTTTTTCTTAACCTGAgttactcagaaaaaaatgttacctCTGGTGATGGTAGAGTATCAGGAAAATCAGCAAGCATATCAGAAAGCAAGGACTCTCCAAAAGTCGTCTGCAAATTGTCTGCCATTATTTCTTGCTGGGCAGGGGAGCAGTGATTTTCTAAAGAGAGCACCACTGGGTAGTCAGATGTCTAAAAAAGTAACCATTACTATGGTTATTCATCAAAACTTCTAAATAATTGTAATGCAATTAATATAAGTGcctaatgtattttaaaacttacttctAACGTTTAGTACCTTTGCAAAATAAGTATTCTTTAAACTGAAAGTACTTTTGAGTTTGGCAAAACAGAGACCATTAAAtctgtattaaaagaaaaatgtattactaTTTGCACCAAAAGAATAGGGACAACTGAAGCATCCATCAGTGAGTActtatgtaaataaattatactggctgggctcagtggctcacacctgtaatccctgcactttgggaggctgaggcgggcagatcacgaggtcaggagattgagaccatcctggctaacatggtgaaaccccatctctactaaaattataaaaattagccaggtgtggtggtgcgtgcctgtaatcccagctactcaggaggctaaggcaggagaatcacttgaacccaggaggtggagattgcaatgagccaaggtcacgccattcattgcattccatcctgggtgacagagcaagactccatctcaaaaataacaataataataataaataaattataccatATCCATATAAAGGAATGATATAGACCAATAAAGAAGAAGGCAGgatgagcacagtggctcacacctgtaatcccagcactttgggagaccgaggctggtggatcacctggggtcaggagtttgagaccaggcaggccaacacggcaaaaccctgtttctactaaaaatgccaaaaaaaaaaaaaaaaaaaattagcctggcatgatggcaggtgcctgt
This sequence is a window from Theropithecus gelada isolate Dixy chromosome 11, Tgel_1.0, whole genome shotgun sequence. Protein-coding genes within it:
- the PLCZ1 gene encoding 1-phosphatidylinositol 4,5-bisphosphate phosphodiesterase zeta-1 isoform X3; translation: MEMKWFLSKIQDDFRGGKINLEKTQRLLEKLDIRCSYIHVKRIFKTSDYPVVLSLENHCSPAQQEIMADNLQTTFGESLLSDMLADFPDTLPSPEALKFKVLVKNKKIGTLKETHERKGSDKRGDNQDKETGVKKLSGVTLFKKKKTRKLKIALALSDLVIYTKAEKFKSFQHSRLYQQFNENNSIGETQARKLSKLRAHEFIFHTRKFITRIYPKATRADSSNFNPQEFWNIGCQMVALNFQTPGLPMDLQNGKFLDNGGSGYVLKPHFLRESESYFNPSDIKESMPVTLTVRLISGIQLPLTHSSSNKGDTLVIIEVFGVPNDQMKQQTRVIKKNAFSPRWNETFTFIIHVPELALIRFVVESQGLIAGNEFLGQYTLPLLCMNKGYRRVPLFSRMGESLEPASLFVYVWYVR